Proteins encoded together in one Juglans regia cultivar Chandler chromosome 9, Walnut 2.0, whole genome shotgun sequence window:
- the LOC118349436 gene encoding uncharacterized protein LOC118349436, producing the protein MKAMLDGIRLCKRLHLSNVIIESDSQIVVDWLCMGKCSVWYLWDFWEALRKELEGLNFVVVHQLREGNSAADFLARKGEMGLNVTYNGNQDFPRFLKGIVRLDFLGIPYLRC; encoded by the coding sequence ATGAAAGCTATGCTGGATGGTATTAGATTGTGTAAACGGCTCCATTTGAGtaatgtgattattgaaagtgattcacaAATTGTTGTTGATTGGCTTTGTATGGGTAAATGCTCTgtgtggtatctttgggatttttgggaggctTTGCGCAAGGAACTTGAGGGGCTTAATTTTGTTGTGGTTCATCAATTGAGGGAAGGTAACAGTGCAgcggattttcttgctagaaaaggtgaaatgggtttgaatgtCACGTATAACGGCAATCAAGATTTTCCCAGGTTTTTAAAAGGTATTGTGCGGCTGGATTTTCTTGGCATTCCGTACTTGCGTTGTTAG